A genomic stretch from Chitinophaga agri includes:
- a CDS encoding FecR family protein has product MTEKNHYIAALIVKYLDNSLNEAEQKELTEWINAEEHHRDLFTEMTDPQQLTTHLQQFYAYDSEKISQKISQHIPAFNDAPAGIRTIYFRKWGWAAAAALLLLGGAYYWTSRVHNKPAVIASLPVNIEPGKQGAILTLADGREVVLDSLHNGIVASQSGASIVLSEGQLVYDPTVAGNMEMQYNKMTTPAGRQFHVTLPDGTNVWLNAASSIRFPTSFPGNERRVEVTGEVYFDVVKNANKPFIVAVKDKIDIEVLGTTFNVNAYENERSIRATLIDGSIRVGVVSTDHRKAVTLQHGQQASIKEQLITIADHQDPEKILAWKNGLFNFDGATLEEVMRDLERWYDIEVVYENGIPNSDKFIGEMTRQIALTDLLDILKRFQVDFRVEGRKLIVLNK; this is encoded by the coding sequence ATGACAGAGAAGAATCATTATATAGCCGCATTAATCGTTAAGTATCTTGATAACAGCCTGAACGAAGCTGAGCAGAAAGAGCTGACCGAATGGATCAATGCAGAAGAACACCACCGTGATCTCTTTACAGAGATGACCGATCCTCAGCAACTGACCACTCATCTGCAACAGTTCTATGCCTATGATTCAGAAAAGATCAGCCAGAAAATAAGTCAGCATATTCCTGCATTTAACGACGCACCTGCTGGTATACGTACCATCTATTTCAGAAAATGGGGATGGGCCGCAGCTGCCGCCCTGCTTTTATTGGGCGGTGCCTATTACTGGACATCCCGTGTGCACAATAAACCAGCTGTCATCGCTTCTCTGCCTGTTAATATAGAGCCTGGAAAACAAGGCGCTATCCTCACCTTGGCAGATGGCCGGGAAGTAGTGCTGGATAGCCTGCATAACGGTATCGTGGCTAGCCAGAGCGGGGCCTCCATCGTACTGTCGGAGGGTCAGTTGGTATACGATCCGACTGTTGCCGGAAATATGGAAATGCAGTATAATAAAATGACGACACCAGCGGGCAGACAGTTCCATGTAACATTACCCGATGGTACCAACGTGTGGCTGAACGCTGCCAGCTCCATCCGTTTTCCGACCAGCTTTCCTGGTAATGAAAGAAGGGTGGAGGTCACAGGAGAAGTATACTTCGATGTAGTAAAGAATGCAAACAAGCCCTTTATTGTAGCAGTTAAAGATAAGATCGATATAGAAGTTTTAGGGACTACATTCAATGTGAATGCATACGAGAATGAGCGCTCTATCCGTGCTACGCTGATTGACGGAAGCATCAGGGTAGGAGTAGTATCAACCGATCATAGAAAAGCTGTAACGCTGCAGCATGGCCAACAGGCAAGCATTAAAGAACAGTTGATCACCATAGCCGATCATCAGGATCCGGAGAAGATATTAGCCTGGAAAAATGGCTTGTTCAACTTCGACGGCGCAACCCTGGAAGAGGTCATGCGTGACCTGGAACGATGGTATGATATAGAAGTAGTATATGAGAACGGTATTCCCAATTCAGATAAGTTTATCGGGGAAATGACCAGGCAAATTGCCTTAACGGATCTATTGGATATTTTAAAGAGGTTTCAGGTCGATTTTAGGGTAGAGGGACGTAAACTAATCGTACTAAACAAGTAA
- a CDS encoding aldehyde dehydrogenase family protein: MKTVKSVYVNGKFSTPHGTASTTVISPLNGQAIAEITYADQVDTMHAIRAAADALPAYSKTTVEQRSAYLKAIHDEILKRIDDLVNATIVEYGAARERARWANVIAATTFLDGIKVLENYPFTIRVNESTVIKEPVGVAALFTPWNATAGAIALKVAAALAAGCTIVLKPSEFCPWQAEIIMECIDAAGLPAGVVNMVNGSGEVITEAIMASPEVTKISFTGSTIVGKILAKRAVDTMKRVTLELGGKSANIILADADLQTAVPMALQAAFMNNGQACIAGSRLFVPASKLEEVKQLLVTAAENFTVGDPREGDYKLGPLANKRQFERIQQYIQIGLDEGAELLVGGPGHPEGLSEGYYVRPTVFTGVSNDMRIAREEIFGPVLSVISYNAEQEAIEMANDSEYGLMAYISSGDPAHAKELAKELKTGRVLINTLKHDSMAPFGGYKSSGIGRENGGIGLEEFLEIKTLIS; this comes from the coding sequence ATGAAAACAGTTAAGAGTGTTTATGTCAATGGGAAATTTTCTACCCCCCATGGTACAGCGTCAACAACAGTTATAAGTCCTTTGAATGGTCAGGCGATCGCGGAAATTACCTACGCCGACCAGGTAGATACCATGCATGCCATCAGGGCAGCGGCCGATGCGTTGCCTGCATATAGTAAGACAACGGTCGAACAACGTTCCGCATACCTGAAAGCGATCCATGACGAAATTCTTAAGCGGATAGATGACCTGGTCAACGCTACTATTGTAGAATATGGGGCTGCCAGGGAACGTGCCAGATGGGCGAACGTGATTGCCGCAACCACCTTCCTGGACGGCATAAAGGTCCTTGAAAATTATCCATTTACGATCAGGGTGAATGAGAGTACTGTGATAAAAGAACCTGTAGGTGTGGCTGCATTATTTACGCCATGGAATGCCACCGCGGGTGCAATAGCGCTGAAAGTTGCCGCAGCACTGGCAGCAGGGTGTACGATCGTCCTGAAGCCCAGTGAATTTTGCCCATGGCAGGCAGAGATCATTATGGAATGTATTGATGCCGCAGGACTTCCTGCCGGTGTTGTAAACATGGTCAACGGCAGCGGTGAGGTGATCACAGAGGCCATTATGGCCAGTCCGGAAGTAACCAAGATCTCCTTTACCGGATCCACAATAGTAGGTAAGATCCTGGCAAAACGCGCCGTCGATACCATGAAAAGAGTGACCCTGGAGCTGGGAGGAAAGTCAGCGAATATTATTTTAGCAGATGCCGATCTGCAGACGGCTGTTCCAATGGCATTACAGGCGGCTTTTATGAACAACGGACAGGCCTGTATAGCTGGTAGCCGGTTGTTTGTACCGGCCTCTAAACTGGAAGAGGTAAAGCAGCTACTCGTTACAGCTGCTGAGAATTTCACAGTAGGAGATCCCCGGGAGGGCGATTACAAATTAGGCCCTCTGGCCAATAAAAGACAGTTTGAACGTATCCAGCAATATATTCAGATCGGCCTGGACGAAGGTGCGGAACTGTTAGTAGGAGGACCAGGACATCCTGAAGGATTATCAGAAGGATATTATGTCCGGCCAACTGTTTTCACCGGTGTAAGCAACGATATGCGTATCGCAAGAGAGGAGATTTTTGGCCCCGTATTATCTGTTATCAGCTACAATGCCGAACAAGAAGCTATTGAAATGGCCAATGATTCAGAGTACGGCCTGATGGCCTATATCAGCTCGGGAGATCCTGCTCATGCAAAGGAACTCGCCAAAGAACTGAAAACGGGTAGGGTACTGATAAACACACTTAAACATGATTCGATGGCGCCATTTGGAGGGTATAAAAGTTCTGGTATAGGCAGGGAGAACGGAGGGATCGGACTGGAAGAATTCCTCGAGATCAAAACGCTCATCAGCTGA
- a CDS encoding ABC transporter ATP-binding protein encodes MENTIVKVENLSHRYASQWAVRDINFEISSQGVVGLLGSNGAGKSTTMNIICGVLKQSKGEVFIDGINLKDDPVAAKRNIGFMPQKLPLYLDFTVEEYLTYCAELRMVEKGQIAKSVKDVLERCGVAHFRERLLRNLSGGYQQRVGIAQAIVHNPKFVVLDEPTNGLDPNQILEVRNLIKQIALDRAVLLSTHILTEVQATCREIKMIEEGQMVFSGSLEMFDNYIEPNTLVVTLDTPPVSDALMSVEGIRSVEQIAPYRYRLGYDGEKRTAQRFAAASVNQDWGLMELVIEKSSLDEVFARLSKKNNK; translated from the coding sequence ATGGAAAATACCATCGTAAAAGTTGAAAACTTGTCTCACCGTTATGCATCACAGTGGGCGGTCAGAGATATAAATTTTGAGATCAGCAGCCAGGGAGTTGTGGGACTACTGGGTTCCAACGGAGCTGGTAAATCTACCACAATGAATATCATTTGTGGCGTATTAAAACAATCGAAAGGCGAAGTGTTTATCGATGGTATCAATCTGAAAGACGATCCTGTAGCGGCGAAACGCAATATTGGTTTTATGCCGCAAAAGCTGCCCCTTTACCTCGACTTTACAGTGGAAGAATACCTGACCTATTGCGCTGAACTCCGGATGGTTGAGAAAGGCCAGATAGCAAAGTCGGTGAAAGATGTGCTGGAAAGATGCGGAGTGGCCCATTTCAGAGAACGCCTCCTGCGTAACCTCTCCGGTGGTTATCAGCAACGTGTTGGTATCGCACAGGCTATTGTTCATAACCCAAAGTTCGTGGTACTCGATGAACCTACCAACGGACTGGACCCCAATCAGATCCTGGAGGTGCGTAATCTGATCAAGCAGATCGCGCTTGACCGTGCTGTATTGCTTTCCACGCATATTCTTACAGAGGTACAGGCTACCTGCAGAGAGATCAAAATGATCGAAGAAGGACAGATGGTATTTTCGGGTTCCCTGGAGATGTTCGATAACTACATAGAACCTAACACCCTCGTAGTAACGCTGGACACTCCTCCGGTAAGCGATGCCCTCATGAGCGTGGAAGGTATCAGATCAGTAGAGCAGATCGCTCCCTACCGTTACCGCCTGGGGTATGATGGCGAGAAGAGAACCGCGCAACGCTTTGCTGCTGCCAGTGTGAACCAGGACTGGGGACTGATGGAACTGGTGATAGAGAAAAGTTCGCTGGATGAAGTGTTCGCCAGATTGTCGAAGAAAAACAATAAGTAA
- a CDS encoding RagB/SusD family nutrient uptake outer membrane protein produces MKRKLFLIAGLAGLLTLSSCTKFLEEKSQSDVIPKTATDFRELLIGSGYMTNNEPMKYLYLMDDDVDFFLEYANDPSYVVGSYDAKQNFLWYSWQPKLADMDGMGVLIAEDPSVTTYAQYYAKIMGCNAVLENIDKAIGTQSEKDRVKAEALAVRAMYYFRLANLYGEPYNYNAKSLCVPLKLTSGIVSSPMSQATVEEVYAQVVGDLQKAAALMDPLPIMRKDFHINQPAIHILLSRVFLYMENWKESVAEANKVFEQGGKITDMTTLDTKSGSWLNYNNAEVEWVFGGNTQANQNTYAPAARFLATYDTEDARYRIGFSLSSTGVNLVSKLPFVVDLGQAMRSSEALLNRAEANVQLGELGAALKDLNDLRRKRIQGYTDENIADKATLLQAVRDERRKEFAYECFRWFDLRRYGMPEISHRYQHDLGENVVHYKLTKADPMYVLPFPTSVILKNSGLKQNPSGQMPDRIGQ; encoded by the coding sequence ATGAAACGTAAGTTATTTTTAATAGCCGGTTTGGCCGGTTTGCTTACCTTAAGCAGTTGTACGAAATTTTTAGAGGAGAAATCGCAGAGTGACGTGATCCCGAAAACGGCTACCGATTTCAGAGAACTATTGATAGGATCCGGGTATATGACAAATAACGAGCCTATGAAGTATCTCTATCTCATGGACGATGATGTCGATTTTTTCCTGGAATATGCTAATGATCCATCCTACGTCGTGGGATCTTATGATGCGAAACAGAATTTTCTCTGGTATAGCTGGCAACCTAAACTTGCTGATATGGATGGTATGGGCGTCCTTATCGCGGAAGATCCTTCTGTGACCACCTATGCACAGTATTACGCCAAAATTATGGGTTGTAATGCCGTGCTGGAGAATATAGACAAGGCCATAGGTACCCAGTCAGAAAAAGACCGCGTAAAAGCAGAAGCACTGGCGGTGCGCGCCATGTATTATTTCCGGCTTGCTAATCTTTATGGAGAACCATATAACTATAATGCCAAATCACTTTGTGTTCCGTTAAAGCTGACCTCCGGTATTGTCTCGAGTCCAATGTCACAGGCCACTGTTGAAGAGGTGTATGCACAGGTAGTCGGCGACCTGCAGAAAGCCGCCGCCCTGATGGACCCGCTGCCGATCATGCGCAAAGACTTTCATATCAATCAGCCGGCTATTCATATCCTGCTATCACGCGTGTTCCTTTACATGGAGAACTGGAAGGAAAGTGTAGCAGAAGCGAACAAGGTTTTTGAACAGGGGGGCAAGATTACGGACATGACTACGCTGGATACCAAGTCTGGTAGCTGGCTGAATTATAATAATGCGGAAGTAGAATGGGTGTTTGGTGGTAATACACAGGCCAATCAGAACACTTATGCACCTGCAGCCCGGTTCCTTGCTACATATGACACAGAGGATGCAAGGTACAGAATAGGTTTTTCCTTATCTAGTACAGGTGTAAATCTTGTATCCAAACTTCCTTTCGTAGTCGATCTGGGACAAGCCATGCGCTCATCAGAAGCGTTACTGAACAGGGCAGAGGCAAATGTACAGCTGGGCGAACTCGGTGCTGCATTAAAGGACCTGAACGATCTGAGACGTAAACGTATCCAGGGTTATACTGATGAGAATATTGCTGATAAGGCTACGCTGTTGCAGGCGGTAAGAGACGAGCGCCGCAAGGAATTCGCTTACGAATGCTTCCGTTGGTTCGACCTGCGTCGTTACGGTATGCCTGAAATCTCTCACCGGTATCAGCATGACCTCGGAGAAAATGTAGTACACTACAAGCTCACTAAAGCTGACCCGATGTATGTACTGCCATTCCCTACAAGTGTAATATTGAAAAATTCAGGACTTAAACAGAACCCATCTGGTCAGATGCCTGACAGAATTGGACAATAA
- a CDS encoding SusC/RagA family TonB-linked outer membrane protein, whose amino-acid sequence MKLTAVLLITVILQAAATGHAQTVSISGKTIPYKQVFSAIKQQTGYVVFSNTNTISETATITVSATDMPLTAFLDEMLKDLPVTYLIKDKTIVLSRKAAELPAPNTITGVIHATTGELLSGVSVRIKNTVNGTITNSNGTFYFNHLPENAVIQISMLGFESLEIAVQKSANGYSAYTVNKAQAGSLLVTEGNNLLLNITLNRKEFEMNNVVITGYMNVNKGNYVGAVYSVRADDIKVAGETSIDQMLQGVVPGMSVITQTGQVGGSPKIRIRGTSTILGNQEPLWVVDGIIQRDPLPIPNGNGSLAGDATELRLIASNAIAWLNPNDIESITVLKDASATAIYGSQAANGVIVLTTKKARPGQLAVSYSNSLSVGQRPNYGMYDLMNSQELMQFSKEVYANRDSYTNTVLPIGYGQLIQQLQNKEIDYPTYVAKYRKMENQNTDWFKLLFRNSFNQNHSISISGGTEKIMNRTSFNMQQQKGEAKGNDLSTFSASSNTTLKFGKKLTVNLLLNGTVRTTHGFAYGVDPFEYAYKTARTIPMYNDDGTFFYHEKLTSKGGSTVYPNKLSYLYNIQNELDNTSNRNNTTTLGSTIDVRYQLAKGLEYQGLLAYTSATSSIKSYATELSNFIAQYRGYEFGTVSSNSPEELSSRLPFGGLAQLESASNRGYTLRNALIYNRLFGQAHNVTLQGGIEARSALLEGNTNSRYGYLHYRGETYAPVPLRPVFLGNTGADDLNEDMRLNSKIVNQESNFLSEYFSAVYAYDARYIFNFNARLDASNRFGQDKNKRFQPTWSLGGRWRLANEKFLNRSKWLNALDLSATYGYQGNAVEAVSPYLIATDGGLNSQFKQYTLNIKSLPYPDLGWEKTKTWNLGIDVALWNGRFNATANYFRKTSNVLASHQIPVENGMSAATVFGSQMENEGYDLLVSFTPVKTKDFTWQISANTGLARNKVKQNERVNMLGDYLSGQAIVNGEAYSTFYSYSYAGLNHNTGIPMFNYMDIKPTANDLEYLVKSGKMEPDFSGGANTMLRYKNITFYAQFAMAFGASKRIPAFYNASGAPTPEQNVPRILKERWQHPGDEVNTDVPVIPPGNPRYYELRLPQLNAATVLTPYTMYNSSDYMVGNADFIRCRQVSLNYEFAQSVVERIHIKRLSTALSLTNPFLITFDKKWRGYDPETAGWPARRMASLSFNMTL is encoded by the coding sequence ATGAAACTAACAGCTGTATTATTAATTACTGTCATCCTGCAGGCGGCCGCTACAGGCCATGCACAAACCGTCTCTATATCGGGTAAAACTATACCTTATAAACAAGTATTTTCTGCCATCAAGCAGCAAACTGGATACGTTGTGTTCAGTAATACAAACACCATCAGCGAAACAGCCACGATAACGGTTTCGGCTACGGATATGCCATTAACGGCATTCCTGGACGAAATGCTGAAGGATCTGCCCGTTACCTACCTGATTAAGGATAAAACTATTGTACTGTCACGCAAGGCCGCTGAATTGCCGGCCCCTAACACTATCACCGGTGTGATCCATGCCACTACCGGAGAACTGCTGTCAGGTGTGTCAGTGAGAATTAAGAATACGGTTAACGGTACCATCACCAACAGCAATGGTACCTTTTACTTTAACCACCTTCCTGAAAATGCCGTGATCCAGATTTCCATGCTGGGATTCGAATCACTCGAAATTGCCGTGCAGAAATCTGCCAACGGATATTCTGCCTATACTGTCAATAAAGCCCAGGCAGGCTCCCTGCTGGTAACAGAAGGTAATAACCTGTTGCTGAATATCACCCTGAACAGAAAGGAGTTTGAAATGAATAACGTTGTTATTACAGGGTACATGAACGTCAACAAGGGTAACTATGTGGGTGCAGTATACTCCGTAAGAGCCGATGATATAAAAGTTGCCGGCGAAACCTCGATAGATCAGATGTTGCAGGGTGTTGTTCCCGGTATGTCCGTTATTACACAAACCGGCCAGGTAGGCGGTAGTCCTAAGATCCGTATCCGTGGTACTTCCACCATCCTGGGTAACCAGGAGCCGCTTTGGGTGGTAGATGGTATTATTCAGCGTGACCCGCTTCCGATCCCTAATGGTAATGGTTCTCTCGCCGGTGATGCCACAGAACTCAGACTGATCGCATCCAACGCTATCGCCTGGCTGAATCCGAATGATATCGAGAGCATCACTGTATTAAAAGATGCGTCAGCGACCGCCATCTATGGTTCGCAGGCTGCAAACGGGGTGATCGTTCTTACTACGAAAAAAGCACGCCCGGGCCAGCTGGCTGTTTCCTATTCTAACAGCCTGTCCGTTGGTCAGCGTCCTAACTATGGTATGTATGATCTGATGAACTCTCAGGAACTGATGCAGTTCTCCAAAGAGGTGTACGCAAACCGTGACAGCTATACCAACACGGTTTTACCCATTGGTTATGGTCAGCTTATCCAGCAGTTACAGAACAAGGAAATAGACTATCCTACCTACGTGGCGAAATACAGAAAGATGGAAAATCAGAACACTGACTGGTTTAAACTGCTGTTCCGGAATTCATTTAACCAAAACCATAGTATCAGTATTTCCGGCGGAACGGAAAAGATCATGAACAGAACTTCCTTCAACATGCAGCAGCAGAAAGGGGAAGCTAAAGGAAATGACCTTAGTACTTTCTCCGCTTCCTCCAATACCACACTGAAATTCGGTAAGAAACTGACGGTTAACTTACTGCTGAATGGTACTGTTCGTACCACCCATGGTTTTGCGTATGGTGTGGATCCATTTGAATATGCCTACAAGACTGCCAGGACCATTCCTATGTACAACGATGACGGCACCTTCTTCTACCATGAGAAACTGACATCTAAAGGTGGTAGTACGGTGTATCCGAATAAATTGTCCTACCTGTACAATATCCAGAATGAATTGGACAATACAAGCAACAGGAATAATACCACCACACTGGGATCAACGATTGATGTACGTTATCAGCTGGCCAAAGGGCTGGAATACCAGGGTCTCCTGGCTTATACTTCTGCCACTTCCAGTATAAAATCCTATGCTACCGAGCTCTCTAATTTTATTGCTCAATACAGGGGATATGAATTCGGTACCGTATCATCCAACAGTCCGGAGGAGCTGTCCAGCCGTCTGCCTTTCGGTGGACTGGCCCAGCTGGAGAGTGCTTCCAACAGAGGATATACTTTAAGGAACGCCCTTATTTACAACCGTCTGTTCGGACAGGCACATAATGTGACCCTGCAGGGTGGTATAGAAGCCAGATCCGCTCTGCTGGAAGGAAACACCAACAGCCGTTACGGATATCTGCATTACAGAGGTGAGACGTATGCTCCGGTACCATTGAGACCAGTATTCCTCGGTAACACCGGCGCTGATGATCTGAATGAAGACATGCGACTGAACTCCAAGATCGTCAACCAGGAAAGTAATTTCCTGAGTGAATATTTCTCTGCAGTATATGCGTATGACGCCCGGTATATTTTCAACTTCAACGCGCGCCTCGATGCTTCCAACCGCTTTGGTCAGGATAAGAACAAACGCTTCCAGCCTACCTGGTCACTGGGTGGTAGATGGCGCCTGGCGAATGAGAAATTCCTGAACCGCAGCAAATGGCTCAACGCGCTGGACCTGTCAGCTACCTATGGTTACCAGGGAAATGCTGTTGAAGCGGTATCGCCATACCTCATTGCTACTGACGGCGGACTGAATAGCCAGTTCAAACAATACACACTTAATATCAAATCGCTGCCCTATCCTGATCTGGGATGGGAGAAAACGAAGACCTGGAACCTGGGTATAGATGTAGCCCTGTGGAACGGCCGATTCAATGCCACTGCCAACTACTTCAGAAAGACAAGTAACGTACTGGCTTCCCACCAGATACCTGTTGAAAACGGTATGAGCGCAGCCACCGTTTTTGGTTCCCAGATGGAGAACGAAGGGTACGACCTGCTGGTGAGTTTTACGCCTGTTAAAACGAAGGACTTTACCTGGCAGATATCTGCCAATACCGGTCTGGCGAGAAACAAAGTGAAGCAGAATGAACGGGTGAACATGCTGGGTGACTATCTGAGCGGTCAGGCGATCGTGAATGGGGAAGCCTATTCCACCTTCTACTCGTATTCATATGCTGGACTGAACCACAATACCGGTATCCCTATGTTTAACTATATGGATATTAAACCAACTGCCAATGATCTTGAGTATCTCGTGAAGTCCGGTAAGATGGAGCCTGATTTTTCTGGTGGTGCCAACACCATGTTAAGATATAAGAATATCACCTTCTATGCGCAGTTTGCAATGGCATTTGGCGCCAGCAAGCGTATACCTGCGTTTTATAATGCCAGTGGTGCACCAACGCCTGAACAGAACGTACCACGTATCCTGAAGGAACGCTGGCAGCATCCGGGCGATGAAGTAAATACCGATGTGCCGGTGATCCCTCCGGGAAATCCGCGCTATTATGAACTCAGACTGCCGCAGCTGAATGCCGCAACTGTACTGACACCATACACGATGTATAACTCATCCGATTATATGGTAGGCAACGCGGATTTCATCCGTTGCCGCCAGGTATCGCTGAACTATGAATTTGCGCAGTCAGTTGTAGAAAGGATACATATTAAACGTCTGAGCACAGCGCTTAGCCTGACCAATCCTTTCCTGATCACTTTCGACAAGAAATGGAGAGGGTACGATCCGGAAACAGCCGGCTGGCCTGCACGCAGAATGGCGTCCCTTTCATTTAACATGACACTCTAA
- a CDS encoding RNA polymerase sigma factor produces the protein MSSRTAYEEIELISAFQLGDRKALHQVYALFQQPLCYFTEQLVADTMAAEDIVSECFISAFQRKEDFPSLGQLRSFLFTAAKNAALNYIKAQKRHDDIHHSIEHGADRFSIDVENAYIKAEVLQLISGEIEKLPPQCRQVVRLAIIEGKSAPEIAAELNMAYQTVLNQKAKGVALLRNAVLKNKLLSLPMLALALNMLQR, from the coding sequence TTGTCGTCTAGAACAGCATATGAGGAAATTGAGCTGATTTCCGCCTTCCAACTGGGGGATAGAAAAGCTTTACACCAGGTATACGCCTTATTTCAGCAACCACTCTGTTATTTCACAGAGCAGCTGGTAGCGGACACTATGGCCGCTGAGGATATTGTTTCAGAATGTTTTATCAGCGCCTTTCAGCGAAAAGAGGACTTCCCCTCACTGGGGCAACTCAGGTCCTTCCTGTTCACCGCAGCTAAAAATGCCGCACTTAATTATATAAAGGCACAGAAGCGTCATGATGATATCCATCATTCAATAGAACATGGTGCTGATCGTTTCTCAATAGATGTAGAGAATGCCTATATCAAAGCAGAGGTCTTACAGCTTATTTCGGGGGAAATAGAAAAGCTGCCTCCACAATGCAGACAAGTAGTACGCCTGGCTATTATAGAAGGGAAAAGCGCACCCGAAATTGCCGCCGAATTAAATATGGCTTATCAGACAGTGCTGAACCAAAAAGCCAAAGGTGTCGCATTATTGCGGAATGCTGTCCTTAAAAATAAGTTACTTTCCCTGCCCATGCTCGCGCTGGCCTTGAATATGCTGCAGCGGTAA